A region of Takifugu flavidus isolate HTHZ2018 chromosome 2, ASM371156v2, whole genome shotgun sequence DNA encodes the following proteins:
- the nucb2a gene encoding nucleobindin-2a: MGWIRTLLTVWILLLVQLLYLEAVPISIDKTKVKLPEKEPEKPPASVDTGLHYDHYLREVIDFLEKDEHFREKLRNTDMEDIKQGKLAKELDFVGHHIRTKLDELKRQEVNRLRTLIKAKQDLEGGNDISVDHQALLKQFEYLNHMNPHTFEVDDLDLLIKSATNDLENYDKERHDEFKRYEMMKEHNRQEHLKTLDNEERRKEEEHYEEMKKKHADHPKINHPGSQNQLKEVWEEADGLDPDDFDPKTFFKLHDSNGDGFFDEQELEALFTKELEKIYDPNNEEDDMIEMEEERLRMREHVMNEVDTNKDRLVSLEEFLVATRKKEFLEPDSWETLEQNQVYTDEEMREFEEHLTQQEQDLNMRSADLQKQRDDLERQQAELNAQKVELQQAVEHMERLKSQKLEPPPEVVVEGNALPEIHAVDNQPPMMPEEQLQGHHAAPQNPHDTPQEQLKQQNQILAQQGFPQSHQDLPPGNQEAAQGQHHLP, translated from the exons GACACCGGACTCCACTATGACCACTACCTCAGGGAAGTCATCGATTTTCTAGAAAAAGACGAACATTTCAGAGAAAAGCTCCGCAACACAGACATGGAAGACATCAAG CAAGGGAAGCTGGCAAAAGAGCTGGACTTTGTGGGTCATCACATCAGGACAAAACTGGATGAGTTAAAGAGGCAGGAGGTGAATCGACTCCGGACTCTGATTAAGGCCAAGCAAGACCTCGAAGGAGGCAATG ACATATCGGTGGACCACCAGGCTCTTCTCAAGCAGTTTGAGTACTTGAACCACATGAATCCACACACTTTTGAAGTGGATGATCTGGATCTGCTCATCAAATCG GCCACGAACGACCTGGAGAATTACGATAAAGAACGACACGATGAGTTCAAGAGGTATGAAATGATGAAAGAACACAACAGACAGGAGCACCTGAAGACACTGGACaacgaggagaggaggaaagaggaagagcactacgaggagatgaagaagaagcacGCCGATCACCCTAAAATCAATCACCCG GGGAGCCAGAATCAGCTCAAAGAGGTCTGGGAGGAAGCTGATGGCCTGGACCCCGACGACTTCGACCCCAAGACCTTCTTCAAATTGCACG ACAGCAACGGAGATGGGTTTTTTGATGAACAGGAACTGGAGGCGCTCTTCACCAAGGAG TTGGAGAAAATCTACGACCCCAATAACGAAGAGGACGATATGAtcgagatggaggaagagaggctACGTATGCGGGAGCACGTTATGAACGAG GTGGACACCAACAAAGACAGACTGGTCTCTTTAGAGGAGTTCCTGGTCGCTACTCGGAAAAAGGAATTCTTGGAGCCCGACAGCTGGGAG ACGTTGGAGCAGAATCAGGTTTACACAGACGAGGAGATGAGAGAGTTCGAGGAGCACCTCActcagcaggagcaggaccTGAACATGAGGTCTGCCGACCTCCAGAAACAGAGAGACGATCTGGAGCGACAACAGGCCGAGCTCAACGCCCAGAAGGTTGAGCTACAACAG GCGGTTGAACACATGGAGCGCCTGAAATCACAGAAACTAGAACCCCCTCCAGAGGTTGTCG TTGAAGGAAACGCACTTCCAGAAATTCACGCCGTTGATAACCAGCCGCCGATGATGCCGGAAGAGCAGCTCCAAGGGCATCACGCCGCGCCCCAAAATCCTCACGATACACCTCAGGAACAGCTCAAACAGCAAAATCAAATCCTGGCCCAGCAGGGGTTCCCCCAGTCACACCAGGACCTCCCACCGGGAAACCAGGAAGCCGCTCAAGGCCAGCATCACCTGCCATAA